In Arthrobacter sp. UKPF54-2, the following are encoded in one genomic region:
- the ftsH gene encoding ATP-dependent zinc metalloprotease FtsH, whose product MKAKSFFKGPGIWIVVVIGMLLLAFATLAPGGSARIDTDKGLALLTDGGKVEQAKIFDAENRVDLVLKDNLQVDGQDKGKNVQFYFVNARAADVVKAVTDSKPPSGFTDQPVETNWFSGLFSLLVPVLLLGVLFWFLLSRMQGGGSKVMQFGKSKAKMVNKDMPQVTFSDVAGADEAVEELQEIKEFLQEPAKFQAVGAKIPKGVLLYGPPGTGKTLLARAVAGEAGVPFFSISGSDFVEMFVGVGASRVRDLFEQAKANSPAIIFVDEIDAVGRHRGAGIGGGNDEREQTLNQLLVEMDGFDVKTNVILIAATNRPDVLDPALLRPGRFDRQISVEAPDLIGRDQILKVHAKGKPMAPGVDLKAVAKKTPGYTGADLANVLNEAALLTARSNANLIDDRALDEAIDRVMAGPQKRSRVMKEHERKVTAYHEGGHALVAAALRNSAPVTKITILPRGRALGYTMVVPENDKYSVTRNELLDQMAYAMGGRVAEELVFHDPSTGASNDIEKATGIARKMVTEFGMSERVGAVRLGQGGGEPFLGRDAGHERNYSDQIAYVVDEEVRRLIEGAHDEAYAILTENRDVLDQLALELLERETLNQHEIAQVFTNIRKRDFREIWLSKESRPIQAVGPVESRREKAEREAQEEAKEARLEEPLDAQPPHAQGVPGQEPFQGGVTDLGPDGHPG is encoded by the coding sequence ATGAAAGCTAAGAGTTTCTTCAAGGGCCCGGGCATCTGGATTGTCGTTGTTATCGGCATGCTCCTGCTGGCCTTTGCCACCCTCGCCCCGGGCGGCTCGGCCCGCATCGACACGGACAAGGGCCTGGCCCTGTTGACCGACGGCGGCAAGGTTGAGCAGGCCAAGATCTTCGACGCCGAGAACCGCGTGGACCTGGTCCTGAAGGACAATCTGCAGGTCGACGGGCAGGACAAGGGCAAAAACGTCCAGTTCTACTTCGTCAACGCCCGCGCGGCCGACGTCGTCAAGGCCGTGACCGACTCGAAGCCGCCGAGCGGCTTCACCGACCAGCCGGTGGAGACCAACTGGTTCTCCGGCCTGTTCTCCCTGCTGGTCCCGGTGCTGCTGCTGGGTGTGCTGTTCTGGTTCCTGCTCTCCCGGATGCAGGGCGGCGGCTCCAAGGTCATGCAGTTCGGCAAGTCCAAGGCCAAGATGGTCAACAAGGACATGCCGCAGGTGACCTTCAGCGACGTCGCCGGCGCCGACGAGGCCGTGGAGGAACTCCAGGAAATCAAGGAGTTCCTCCAGGAACCGGCCAAGTTTCAGGCCGTGGGCGCCAAGATCCCCAAGGGCGTGCTGCTCTACGGCCCTCCCGGCACCGGCAAAACCCTGCTGGCCCGCGCCGTCGCCGGTGAGGCCGGCGTGCCCTTCTTCTCCATCTCCGGTTCCGACTTCGTGGAAATGTTCGTGGGTGTGGGCGCGTCCCGCGTCCGCGACCTGTTCGAACAGGCCAAGGCCAACTCGCCGGCCATCATCTTCGTGGACGAGATCGACGCCGTCGGCCGGCACCGCGGCGCCGGGATCGGCGGCGGCAACGACGAACGCGAGCAGACCCTCAACCAGCTCCTGGTTGAAATGGACGGCTTCGACGTCAAGACCAACGTCATCCTGATCGCGGCCACCAACCGCCCCGACGTGCTCGACCCCGCCCTGCTCCGCCCGGGCCGCTTCGACCGGCAGATTTCGGTCGAGGCCCCGGACCTGATCGGCCGCGACCAGATCCTGAAGGTCCACGCCAAGGGCAAGCCGATGGCTCCCGGCGTCGACCTCAAGGCTGTTGCGAAGAAGACGCCCGGCTACACCGGCGCGGACCTCGCCAATGTCCTCAACGAGGCCGCCCTGCTGACCGCCCGCTCCAACGCCAACCTGATCGATGACCGTGCCCTCGACGAAGCCATCGACCGCGTGATGGCCGGCCCGCAGAAGCGCAGCCGGGTCATGAAGGAACACGAGCGCAAGGTCACCGCCTACCACGAGGGCGGCCACGCCCTGGTCGCGGCGGCGCTGCGGAACTCGGCTCCCGTCACCAAGATCACCATCCTGCCGCGCGGCCGCGCCCTCGGCTACACCATGGTGGTGCCGGAGAACGACAAGTACTCCGTGACCCGCAACGAACTGCTGGACCAGATGGCCTACGCCATGGGCGGCCGGGTGGCCGAGGAACTCGTCTTCCACGACCCGTCCACCGGCGCGTCCAACGACATCGAAAAGGCCACCGGGATTGCCCGCAAGATGGTCACCGAGTTCGGCATGAGTGAGCGCGTCGGCGCCGTGCGCCTCGGCCAGGGCGGGGGCGAGCCCTTCCTGGGCCGCGACGCCGGGCACGAGCGCAACTACTCGGACCAGATCGCCTACGTGGTGGACGAGGAGGTACGCCGCCTGATCGAGGGCGCGCACGACGAGGCCTACGCCATCCTGACCGAGAACCGCGACGTCCTGGACCAGCTGGCGCTGGAGTTGCTGGAACGCGAAACCCTGAACCAGCACGAGATCGCCCAGGTCTTCACGAACATCCGCAAGCGCGACTTCCGCGAGATCTGGCTCTCCAAAGAGAGCCGGCCGATCCAGGCCGTCGGCCCGGTGGAGTCCCGCCGCGAAAAAGCCGAGCGCGAGGCGCAGGAGGAAGCCAAGGAGGCCCGGCTCGAGGAGCCCCTCGACGCCCAGCCCCCGCACGCCCAGGGCGTGCCCGGGCAGGAGCCCTTCCAGGGCGGAGTCACGGATCTGGGGCCTGACGGCCATCCCGGCTAG
- a CDS encoding carboxylesterase family protein, with amino-acid sequence MNAEPAFSPPCGPVTGWRDGAVLRASGIPYATAARFQPPASAPDWTEPLPATSPSPACPQAPVPFLDDILGTRYGELPGSEDCQRLSITLPADLRAGERVPVMVWLHGGSYTSGSGDLAIFDPKALVAENRVMVVSVTYRLGLFGYLATGTGRPANLGLLDQLEAFRWVRRNIGAFGGDPENVTAFGQSAGGDAVAHLMSTPEAPALFRRAIIQSAPLGITRGRAKMSAAMGVAAEAVTEDTPAMDVVEIEEHVSQVARKYGLIAAMPFGTQYGHAPLPPEAAIEDAWNSAAPGIELLIGHTSEEARMFLPRNRAVSRVANVPVLGAAVVKAISWAVTEAVYGRAARRFARRHARAGGTAYRYVLSWAAPGNPYGAAHTVDLPLLFGNEKTWAGAGLLAGAPWEDINAQGRELRALWARFAAGGGLQRRGGIPGALRYRAA; translated from the coding sequence ATGAACGCCGAGCCAGCCTTTAGCCCGCCCTGCGGCCCGGTCACCGGATGGCGCGACGGCGCCGTGCTCCGGGCCTCGGGCATTCCCTACGCCACCGCGGCGCGGTTCCAGCCCCCGGCCAGCGCCCCCGACTGGACCGAGCCCCTGCCGGCCACCTCGCCCTCCCCCGCCTGCCCGCAGGCCCCGGTACCGTTTCTGGATGACATCCTCGGCACCCGGTACGGCGAACTGCCCGGCAGCGAGGACTGCCAGCGGCTCTCGATCACCCTGCCGGCGGACCTGCGCGCCGGCGAACGGGTGCCGGTGATGGTCTGGCTGCACGGCGGCTCGTACACCTCCGGTTCCGGGGACCTCGCGATCTTCGATCCCAAGGCCCTCGTGGCCGAAAACCGCGTCATGGTGGTGTCCGTGACCTACCGCCTGGGCCTCTTCGGCTACCTGGCCACCGGCACCGGACGGCCCGCGAACCTTGGTCTGCTGGACCAGCTCGAGGCGTTCCGCTGGGTGCGGCGCAACATCGGCGCGTTCGGCGGCGATCCGGAGAACGTCACGGCGTTCGGCCAGTCCGCCGGCGGCGACGCCGTCGCGCACCTGATGTCGACCCCGGAGGCGCCCGCCCTGTTTCGGCGCGCGATCATCCAGAGCGCACCGCTGGGCATCACCCGGGGACGGGCAAAGATGAGCGCCGCGATGGGCGTGGCAGCCGAGGCCGTCACCGAGGACACCCCGGCGATGGACGTTGTGGAGATCGAGGAGCACGTCTCCCAGGTAGCCCGGAAATACGGGCTGATCGCGGCGATGCCCTTCGGCACCCAGTACGGCCACGCCCCGCTGCCGCCGGAAGCCGCCATCGAAGACGCCTGGAACTCCGCCGCCCCGGGGATCGAGCTCCTGATCGGGCACACCTCCGAGGAAGCCCGGATGTTCTTGCCGCGCAACCGTGCGGTCAGCCGCGTCGCCAATGTCCCGGTGCTCGGCGCCGCCGTCGTCAAAGCCATCAGCTGGGCGGTGACCGAGGCGGTGTACGGCAGGGCCGCCCGGCGGTTTGCCCGCCGGCATGCCCGGGCCGGGGGCACGGCCTACCGCTATGTGCTCTCTTGGGCCGCGCCGGGAAACCCCTACGGCGCCGCGCACACCGTGGACCTGCCGCTGCTGTTCGGCAACGAAAAAACGTGGGCCGGGGCCGGGCTGCTCGCGGGCGCGCCCTGGGAGGACATCAACGCCCAGGGCCGCGAACTCCGTGCCCTGTGGGCCCGCTTTGCCGCCGGCGGGGGCCTGCAACGCCGCGGCGGGATTCCCGGCGCCCTCCGGTACCGCGCGGCCTGA
- the hpt gene encoding hypoxanthine phosphoribosyltransferase, which yields MDSNDVQADLKHVLYSKEQIQTRITELAAQIDKDYEGRDLLIVGVLKGAVMVMADLARALHSHVSMDWMAVSSYGSGTQSSGVVRILKDLDTDLMGKDVLIVEDIIDSGLTLSWLKTNLESRGPASVEICTAFRKPTAAKVQIDVKYVGYDIPNEFVVGYGLDYAEKYRNLDFVGTLAPHVYE from the coding sequence GTGGATTCAAACGACGTCCAGGCAGACCTCAAGCACGTTCTCTACTCCAAGGAGCAGATCCAGACCCGGATCACTGAACTCGCTGCCCAGATCGACAAGGACTACGAGGGCCGCGATCTGCTGATCGTCGGTGTGCTCAAGGGCGCCGTTATGGTCATGGCCGACCTGGCCCGGGCGCTGCACAGCCACGTCTCGATGGACTGGATGGCGGTCTCCTCCTACGGCTCCGGCACCCAGTCCTCCGGCGTGGTCCGGATCCTCAAGGACCTCGACACCGACCTCATGGGCAAGGACGTCCTGATCGTCGAAGACATCATCGATTCCGGCCTCACGCTCTCCTGGCTTAAGACCAACCTGGAATCCCGCGGCCCCGCCTCGGTGGAAATCTGCACCGCCTTCCGCAAGCCCACCGCCGCGAAGGTCCAGATCGACGTCAAGTACGTCGGCTACGACATCCCCAACGAATTCGTCGTCGGCTACGGCTTGGACTACGCCGAGAAGTACCGCAACCTGGACTTCGTCGGCACCCTCGCGCCGCACGTTTACGAGTAA
- the tilS gene encoding tRNA lysidine(34) synthetase TilS — protein sequence MLQDALADAGYPGRVLVACSGGPDSLALAAVAAYFARRGHVDGHPVSVGAVVVDHQLQPGSAGVAAAAAAALTELGLAPVQVRTVDVAPTGMGPEAAARDARHAALEAAADDTGAAAILLGHTLDDQAEQVLLGLARGSGTRSLAGMRPVRGRLLRPFLGLRRAETLEICAVEGLAPWHDPSNEDPSFARSRTRVEVLPMLEDKLGPGVAESLARTASILQLDADYLEDVASDIFARLQERSGTERGAELALPEAALRDLAPALRFRVIAKAAAAVGGQQPSYQRLLAAEALLRRHGSAGPVELPGGVSVYRLSLAQLSAAGLSGPAGVPREGARCGKLVFRPQKPPQE from the coding sequence ATGCTGCAGGACGCCCTCGCGGACGCCGGCTACCCCGGACGGGTGCTCGTGGCCTGCAGCGGCGGTCCGGACTCGCTCGCGCTGGCCGCCGTGGCCGCCTATTTCGCCCGCCGCGGCCACGTGGACGGGCACCCGGTCTCCGTCGGCGCCGTCGTGGTCGACCACCAGCTGCAGCCCGGTTCCGCCGGCGTCGCCGCGGCGGCGGCCGCGGCGCTGACCGAGCTGGGCCTTGCGCCGGTCCAGGTCCGGACGGTCGACGTCGCCCCCACCGGGATGGGCCCCGAAGCCGCTGCCCGGGACGCCCGGCACGCCGCGCTCGAAGCCGCCGCCGACGACACCGGCGCCGCAGCCATCCTGCTCGGCCACACCCTGGACGACCAGGCCGAACAGGTCCTGCTGGGACTGGCCCGCGGCTCCGGAACCCGCTCGCTGGCCGGGATGCGCCCCGTCCGCGGCCGCCTGCTGCGGCCGTTCCTGGGCCTGCGCCGGGCCGAGACGCTGGAAATCTGCGCCGTCGAGGGGCTTGCCCCCTGGCACGACCCGAGCAACGAGGACCCCTCCTTCGCCCGGTCCCGGACCCGGGTGGAGGTGCTGCCGATGCTGGAGGACAAACTCGGCCCCGGGGTCGCCGAGTCACTGGCCCGGACCGCGTCCATCCTCCAGCTCGACGCCGACTACCTCGAGGACGTGGCAAGCGACATCTTCGCCCGGCTGCAGGAGCGCAGCGGTACCGAGCGTGGGGCGGAGCTGGCCCTGCCCGAGGCGGCGCTGCGCGACCTGGCGCCCGCGCTGAGGTTCCGGGTGATCGCCAAGGCGGCCGCCGCGGTCGGAGGCCAGCAGCCCAGCTACCAGCGGCTGCTGGCCGCCGAAGCGCTGCTGCGCCGGCACGGATCGGCCGGGCCGGTGGAGCTGCCCGGCGGCGTGAGCGTCTACCGGCTCTCGCTCGCCCAGCTGTCCGCGGCGGGACTGTCCGGCCCCGCCGGCGTTCCCCGCGAGGGCGCCCGCTGTGGGAAGCTTGTATTCCGGCCTCAAAAACCGCCCCAAGAATAG
- a CDS encoding D-alanyl-D-alanine carboxypeptidase/D-alanyl-D-alanine-endopeptidase — translation MTRSKRRASTAPAFNRLGRSVPMVLLTLLVVALLLPAGMAVGPGFLGPVPAPAPVAAGPWQQLPATLSAPGAGTGGARPLSDAAPVPDAAALAGQLNATLKADGAGSFTGVVQDAATGEVLFDRGGDEVRAPASNIKLLTAAAALRTLGPDRRFSTKAVAGAAPGTVVLTGGGDVLLGAGESAPDAVLGRAGLATLAQSTVQALQQDGFSGAVTVLLDDTLFTGPPLSPAWSPEDVAAGEVAPLFPLALNSARFEPGTTAGPRPRDAAMAAAEAFAARLTAAGAAAGITVSPGVARVPATEKATEKTPDDAGSHAGGSAGKVLAQVESATVGQQVDLLLRTSDNYLTEVMGRMVAVASGKPAGNEGAVAAVLQQLEELKIPAATLRAADLAGLTLANQVSARQLSAVVRAMTTGADSRLRSALAGFPVAGLTGTLGSRYTDTSTARGAGLVRAKTGTLNTVIALSGYVVDADGRLLVFSFIGNNLTPGAAGNKAALDRTASVLAACGCR, via the coding sequence ATGACACGCAGTAAGCGCCGCGCCAGCACGGCTCCGGCGTTCAACCGGCTCGGCCGCAGCGTCCCGATGGTGCTCCTGACCCTCCTGGTGGTGGCGCTCCTTCTCCCCGCAGGCATGGCGGTCGGCCCCGGTTTCCTTGGTCCCGTCCCGGCGCCGGCGCCGGTTGCGGCCGGACCCTGGCAGCAGCTGCCCGCCACCCTGAGCGCACCAGGCGCCGGCACTGGCGGTGCGCGGCCGCTCAGCGACGCGGCGCCCGTGCCCGATGCCGCGGCGCTCGCTGGCCAGCTCAACGCCACCCTGAAGGCCGACGGCGCCGGGTCCTTCACCGGGGTGGTGCAGGATGCCGCCACCGGCGAGGTCCTCTTTGACCGGGGCGGCGACGAGGTCCGCGCCCCGGCCTCGAACATCAAGCTCCTGACCGCCGCCGCCGCGCTGCGCACCCTTGGCCCGGACCGGCGCTTCAGCACCAAGGCCGTTGCCGGCGCCGCGCCCGGCACCGTTGTCCTGACCGGCGGCGGGGACGTGCTACTGGGCGCGGGGGAGTCGGCACCGGACGCAGTGCTAGGCCGTGCCGGGCTCGCCACCCTCGCCCAGTCCACCGTCCAGGCGCTCCAGCAGGACGGGTTCTCCGGTGCGGTGACCGTGCTGCTGGACGACACCCTGTTTACCGGCCCGCCGCTGAGCCCGGCCTGGAGCCCGGAGGACGTTGCCGCCGGCGAGGTGGCCCCGCTGTTCCCGCTGGCCCTGAACTCTGCCCGCTTCGAGCCCGGCACCACCGCCGGTCCCCGCCCGCGGGACGCCGCCATGGCCGCCGCCGAAGCCTTCGCGGCCCGGCTCACGGCAGCCGGCGCCGCCGCAGGGATTACCGTGAGCCCCGGCGTCGCCCGGGTGCCGGCTACGGAAAAGGCCACGGAAAAGACCCCGGACGACGCCGGCAGCCACGCCGGGGGCAGCGCCGGCAAGGTCCTGGCCCAGGTCGAGTCGGCCACCGTCGGCCAGCAGGTGGACCTGCTGCTGCGCACCTCGGACAACTACCTCACCGAGGTCATGGGCCGGATGGTGGCGGTGGCCAGCGGCAAACCGGCCGGCAACGAGGGCGCCGTCGCCGCCGTGCTGCAGCAGCTCGAGGAGCTGAAGATCCCCGCGGCCACGCTCCGGGCGGCCGACCTGGCCGGATTGACCCTGGCGAACCAGGTCTCGGCCCGGCAGCTTTCCGCCGTCGTCCGGGCGATGACCACCGGGGCGGACAGCCGGCTGCGCTCCGCCCTGGCCGGCTTCCCGGTGGCCGGGCTGACCGGAACACTCGGCAGCCGGTACACGGACACCAGCACCGCCCGCGGCGCCGGGCTGGTCCGCGCCAAGACAGGCACCTTGAACACCGTGATCGCCCTCAGCGGCTACGTCGTGGACGCCGACGGCCGGCTGCTGGTCTTCTCCTTCATCGGCAACAACCTGACGCCCGGCGCGGCCGGCAACAAGGCAGCCCTGGACCGGACCGCCTCCGTGCTGGCCGCCTGCGGCTGCCGCTGA
- a CDS encoding MarR family transcriptional regulator has product MFTLTINQTDSRRDGDRVPQLLKDLRHIPARLDFDRSVEDEVQGIVDCPRQAVEAALVALRTGAWYVGIGVGPVNEPLPNQVKDASGHGLVYARRAVDRLRNSKERVPVAVEGPFADLAAEAEAVLRLLGHIVHDRSAAEWRVLDLLTPGVRGQQKAVAEELGITTQAVSKAVARAQWNEEHAARPAAARLLALILDVR; this is encoded by the coding sequence ATGTTCACGCTGACCATCAACCAAACCGACAGCCGGCGCGACGGCGACCGGGTGCCGCAGCTCCTCAAGGACCTGCGGCATATCCCTGCGCGCCTGGATTTCGACCGCTCGGTGGAGGACGAGGTACAGGGCATCGTGGACTGCCCGCGGCAGGCGGTCGAGGCGGCGCTGGTCGCCCTGCGCACCGGCGCCTGGTATGTCGGGATCGGCGTAGGCCCGGTCAACGAGCCGCTGCCGAACCAGGTCAAGGACGCCTCCGGCCACGGCCTGGTCTACGCCCGCCGCGCCGTGGACCGGCTCAGGAACAGCAAGGAACGCGTGCCGGTCGCGGTGGAGGGCCCGTTCGCGGACCTGGCCGCGGAGGCCGAGGCCGTGCTGCGGCTCCTCGGCCACATCGTGCACGACCGCAGCGCCGCCGAGTGGCGGGTGCTGGACCTGCTCACCCCCGGCGTGCGCGGCCAGCAGAAAGCCGTGGCCGAGGAGCTGGGCATCACCACCCAAGCGGTCAGCAAGGCCGTGGCCAGGGCCCAATGGAACGAGGAGCACGCAGCACGCCCGGCCGCTGCCCGGCTGCTGGCCCTGATCCTCGACGTCCGCTAG
- a CDS encoding zinc-dependent metalloprotease yields MESSSRETSAQAPAGTAAQAQALINWDLAASTAARLTPAGPSLGSAEIGAAVENLRLMADISVPHVHDITGLEAARDLRDSSVLVVDRASWAKANTQSFAVMLQPAIEKMLESRRGTVGPGAASVSGAITGSQLGAILAFLSSKVLGQYDPFSALAPDSTAPAGGRLLLVAPNIVSVERELNVAPEDFRLWVCLHEQTHRVQFAAAPWLRHHMLDQIENLSVHLLGNVDSIMERAAAAAKSLRDRSGPGAAPGRGAILDLLQDPEERAAISHLTAVMSLLEGHANVVMDAVDASIVPSVKTIRQRFNARGKDRGTIEKFIRSLLGLDAKMRQYSDGSKFVREVVDAAGMPGFNRVWESADHLPTEPEIHDSKLWLERMGL; encoded by the coding sequence ATGGAGTCCTCTTCGCGCGAGACATCAGCCCAGGCCCCGGCCGGGACCGCTGCCCAGGCCCAGGCCCTGATCAACTGGGACCTGGCCGCCTCCACCGCGGCGCGGCTGACCCCGGCCGGCCCGTCGCTGGGGTCCGCGGAGATCGGCGCCGCCGTCGAAAACCTGCGGCTTATGGCGGACATCTCCGTACCGCACGTCCACGACATCACCGGGCTCGAGGCGGCCCGCGACCTCCGGGACTCGTCCGTCCTGGTGGTGGACCGGGCCTCCTGGGCCAAGGCCAACACCCAGAGCTTCGCCGTGATGCTGCAGCCGGCGATCGAGAAAATGCTCGAAAGCCGCCGCGGGACCGTGGGCCCGGGCGCGGCCAGTGTCAGCGGCGCGATCACGGGCAGCCAGCTGGGAGCGATCCTGGCGTTCCTCTCGTCCAAGGTCCTGGGCCAGTACGACCCCTTCTCCGCCCTGGCCCCGGACTCCACGGCCCCCGCCGGCGGCCGGCTGCTGCTGGTGGCGCCCAACATCGTCTCGGTGGAACGCGAGCTCAACGTCGCGCCCGAGGACTTCCGGCTCTGGGTGTGCCTGCACGAACAGACCCACCGCGTGCAGTTCGCCGCCGCCCCGTGGCTGCGCCACCACATGCTGGACCAGATCGAGAACCTCAGCGTCCACCTGCTGGGCAACGTCGACTCGATCATGGAACGGGCGGCCGCGGCTGCGAAATCGCTCCGGGACCGCTCGGGCCCCGGCGCGGCGCCGGGCCGCGGCGCCATCCTGGACCTGCTCCAGGACCCCGAGGAGCGGGCGGCGATCTCCCACCTCACCGCCGTGATGAGCCTGCTGGAAGGCCACGCCAACGTGGTGATGGATGCGGTCGACGCCAGCATCGTGCCCTCGGTCAAGACCATCCGGCAGCGCTTCAACGCCCGCGGCAAGGACCGCGGCACCATCGAGAAGTTCATCCGCAGCCTGCTCGGCCTGGACGCGAAGATGCGCCAGTACAGCGACGGCTCGAAATTCGTCCGCGAAGTGGTCGACGCTGCCGGGATGCCGGGCTTCAACCGGGTCTGGGAGTCCGCCGACCACCTCCCCACCGAACCCGAAATCCACGACTCGAAGCTCTGGCTCGAACGGATGGGGCTCTAG
- a CDS encoding inorganic diphosphatase has product MKHDVTIEIPKGSRVKYEVDHETGRVRLDRVLFTSMQYPTHYGFFENTLGEDGDPLDALVLLQDFDLHPGVIVEARPIGVFNMTDDGGGDAKVLCVPADARFDHINEISDVSEFLIKEIEHFFTRYKDLEPGKWVKAEGWGDRAAAEAELEASIKRFVPHTH; this is encoded by the coding sequence ATGAAGCATGACGTGACCATCGAGATCCCCAAGGGATCGCGCGTCAAGTACGAAGTCGACCACGAGACCGGCCGCGTCCGCCTGGACCGCGTCCTGTTCACCTCCATGCAGTACCCGACGCACTACGGTTTCTTCGAGAACACCCTGGGTGAGGACGGCGACCCGCTGGACGCGCTGGTGCTCCTGCAGGACTTCGATCTGCACCCCGGCGTGATCGTCGAGGCCCGCCCGATCGGCGTCTTCAACATGACCGACGACGGCGGCGGGGACGCCAAGGTCCTCTGCGTGCCGGCCGACGCCCGCTTCGACCACATCAACGAGATCAGCGACGTCAGCGAATTCCTGATCAAGGAAATCGAGCACTTCTTCACCCGGTACAAGGACCTGGAGCCCGGCAAGTGGGTCAAGGCCGAGGGCTGGGGCGACCGCGCCGCGGCCGAAGCCGAACTCGAAGCCTCGATCAAGCGCTTCGTCCCGCACACGCACTAA
- the folE gene encoding GTP cyclohydrolase I FolE yields the protein MTSYFDDDDVPATAAAPLPPDGAAADGHGGSKVDRPRIQAAVREILLAIGEDPDRSGLLDTPKRVAKAYAEMFAGLHHDPAEILATTFDLDHEELVLVKDIPFYSTCEHHLVPFHGVAHVGYIPSHDGKVTGLSKLARLVDMFARRPQVQERLTTQIVEALTTHLKPRGAIVVIECEHLCMSMRGIRKPGARTVTSAVRGQLHDPATRAEAMSLILGR from the coding sequence GTGACTTCCTACTTCGACGACGACGACGTTCCCGCCACCGCCGCCGCCCCCCTCCCCCCGGACGGGGCGGCGGCCGACGGCCACGGCGGCAGCAAGGTGGACCGCCCGCGGATCCAGGCGGCTGTGCGCGAGATCCTGCTCGCCATCGGCGAGGACCCGGACCGCAGCGGACTGCTGGACACCCCGAAGCGGGTGGCCAAGGCCTACGCGGAGATGTTCGCCGGCCTGCACCACGACCCGGCGGAAATCCTCGCCACCACCTTTGACCTGGACCATGAGGAACTGGTCCTGGTCAAGGACATCCCGTTCTACTCCACCTGCGAGCACCACCTGGTGCCGTTCCACGGGGTGGCCCACGTCGGCTACATCCCCTCGCACGACGGCAAGGTCACCGGGCTGAGCAAGCTGGCCCGGCTGGTGGACATGTTCGCCCGCCGCCCGCAGGTGCAGGAGCGGCTGACCACCCAGATCGTGGAAGCCCTCACCACCCACCTGAAGCCGCGCGGCGCGATCGTCGTGATCGAATGCGAACACCTGTGCATGTCCATGCGCGGCATCCGCAAGCCCGGCGCGAGGACCGTCACCAGCGCGGTCCGCGGGCAACTGCATGACCCGGCCACCCGCGCCGAAGCCATGAGCCTCATCCTCGGAAGGTAA
- a CDS encoding DUF429 domain-containing protein, whose translation MKTLGVDLAAATKKTAAAVLEWGGGGARLVHLAIGVDDGEIVRLFGATDLTGIDCPVGWPDALLPFLAGHLAGDAYPVLDHDGIEGRRLLAYRDTDRFVTARTALIPLSVSADRLAHPAMRCAVIQAKIAAEHGPQARDGSGRLAEVYPAASLKSWGLPARGYKGRGGGETQRLAGLLDGLKRAAPWLDLAGHDGQLAGSDDLFDALIAALTARAVALGSTLRPDAGHARAARTEGWIHLPVGGLDALPGSRL comes from the coding sequence ATGAAGACCCTCGGCGTCGACCTCGCCGCAGCCACCAAAAAGACCGCGGCCGCCGTCCTCGAATGGGGCGGCGGCGGCGCCCGGCTGGTGCACCTGGCGATCGGCGTCGACGACGGCGAGATCGTCCGGCTGTTCGGCGCCACCGACCTGACCGGGATCGACTGCCCCGTGGGCTGGCCGGACGCCCTCCTGCCCTTCCTCGCCGGCCACCTCGCCGGCGACGCGTACCCCGTGCTGGACCATGACGGCATCGAGGGCCGGCGGCTGCTGGCCTACCGCGACACCGACCGGTTCGTCACCGCCCGCACGGCACTGATCCCGCTGAGTGTCTCCGCCGACCGGCTGGCCCACCCGGCGATGCGCTGCGCCGTCATCCAGGCCAAGATCGCAGCGGAGCACGGGCCGCAGGCCAGGGACGGCAGCGGCCGGCTGGCCGAGGTCTACCCGGCGGCGTCGCTGAAGTCGTGGGGACTGCCGGCGCGCGGCTACAAGGGCCGCGGGGGCGGGGAAACCCAGCGGCTGGCCGGGCTCCTGGACGGGTTGAAGCGGGCGGCACCCTGGCTGGACCTGGCCGGACACGACGGGCAACTGGCCGGCTCCGATGACCTGTTCGACGCGCTCATCGCCGCCCTCACCGCCCGGGCGGTGGCGCTGGGGAGCACGCTGCGCCCCGACGCCGGCCACGCCAGGGCGGCCCGGACCGAGGGCTGGATCCACCTGCCCGTGGGCGGCCTGGACGCCCTCCCCGGGTCCCGCCTGTAG